Part of the Shewanella eurypsychrophilus genome is shown below.
TCAGGATCTGGGGTTTCAAGTTCCTGCTGAACAGTAACATTTGATACCGTGATATCGAATACCGCACCAGTTAGTAATAGGCTACCGTCAAACAACTCCCATTTAGTACCGATCTCATACTGTTCACCGTACTCTGGGTCAAGATTCATCCCATTGCTAGCATCTTCATCGTTGTTAACGATACCCTGCGGAGTGAAACTCTTAGAGTAGTTAACATAGATGCTACCGTTAGCTGCTGGAGAGTAAATCACACCAAATTTAGGTGATACTGCGTAGCTATTGTTACCCGCACCCTCTTTCTTCTGCTCGTCATAACGCACACCAGCCAATACCTGCCACTCATCATTAATGGTGATCAAATCCTGAACATAGAAACCATAATGCTTGTATTCGCTCTCGTAAAGAGTTTCATCATTGTTGTAATCGAGGTCTGGTTTAGGCAAAGGCTGACCTGGCATCACAACTTGTTTCTTCTCACCCGACTCTTTTAGCTGACCATAATAGTAATCCAACATGTTAGCGCCGAGCAGGAACTGATGATCTAGTCCACCTGTTGAGAAGTTACCGACAAAGTCGATATAGCCTGTCTTATGCTGCCAATCATCGTAGCGATCGAATGGACTCACATAGTAACCATCGCTAAATGGATCTTCTGAGCCACTCATTAGTGACGGTGAAGAATCTAAGCGCTGGCGATTAAATTGCTGATCATTAAAACCTGCTTTTACCTTCCAATCATCACTGATGAAGTAGGTAATATCTGCGCCCATGTTAGTAATAGTATTATCGGTAAAGGCCCATGGCTGATCCCAGATAATATCTTTGCCACCTATCAAGTCACCATCTGAATCTAACCAGCCACCACGGTCGATACCTGTCTTGTCTTGGGTGTGGTCATACTTAAGTGACAAAAGCAGATCATCGGTGATATCAAATTCAAGGTTTAGATAACCTAACCAGCGATCACGCTCTTGGTTAGTGCCATCTTGGTACTCTCTCCAATAGGTAGAGTCTTGCTTGACTAGCACAGTGCGGTAACGAATCGTCTCGGCTTCATTGATAGCACCGCCAGCATCTAGTTGAAAGCGTGTAGAACCATGTTCATCGGTATCGAAACCAAGGTCGAAAATTGTCTCAGTGGTTGGCTTCTTAGTCACCATATTGATCAAGCCACCTGGACCTGATTGACCATAGAGCATGCTTGAAGGACCTTTTAATACTTCAACCTGCTGCAGAGTTTCAATAGGCTGTACATAGTGAGACCACTGCTGCTGACCATTAATTAGGTATCCTGAACCTGAAGAAAGCTCGAAGCCACGAATACTAAATACCTGACGGTTCCACTTCTCAGAGCCACCAGTCACACTTGAATCATTGACCAATACTTCAGACAGGTTAGTTGCCAATTGCTCATCGGTAACAAAGTCAGGAATAACAGCAACAGACTGTGGGGTGTCCATCAAGTCAATGTCACCACGCATCGCACCTGAAGCACTGCCAACCTTGTAATCATTGAAACTGCGACCGGTTACCGAGATGCGCTCGATATTAGTAGTAGAAACGGCTTCAGCGGCTGCCTCTTCCGCAACTGCAGGAGCAAGACTAAGTGCAGAGACAACGGCGACACAAATTGGTGACACTTTAAAAGAACGAGATAGTAATGACATGGCCAACCCCAAATATGGATATCAAACGAAAGTTGGCCGTAATATAAATGAGAATAGTTTTTGTTTAAGCTTCTTTACGGAAATTTACAATTGGCTGTGAGCTAGTACTAAATTACTAGATAATTCCTCCATATTTTGCAAAATATTTCATTATCACAACAAATTATCTAGTCTTGATAATGGAGGTTTTTCATAAAGCAGATACAAAAAAAGCGACCCGTTAACGTCGCTTTCAAACTCTTTACTTCAATAATAATTGAAGTGATTTCATCAACTATTTAGGCTTTTTTACTGGTCTTACCCAGCCACTTAGATGACGTTGCTTAACTCGGGTAATAACAAGTTCATTAGCTGCAACATCACGGGTTATCGTAGAGCCTGCACCAAGTGTAGCTCCCTTGCCTATTGTCACCGGAGCAACAAGCTGGGTGTCACTACCGACAAACACATTATCTTCGATAACGGTGAGATGTTTATTAGCGCCATCATAGTTACAAGTGATAGTGCCAGCGCCTATATTCACTCCTGCACCTATTTGTGCATCACCAATATAAGCCAGATGACCCGCCTTGGAGCCCTCACCTAACACAGCCTTCTTAATCTCGACGAAGTTACCGACATGAGCATCTGTTTTCAACTCAGCTCCTGGGCGCAAACGCGCAAATGGTCCGGCACTGGCTTTAACACCGACCTTGGCACTTTCAACAATAGAGTAAGGTTTGATCTCGGCATTGTCGCTAATCTCACAATCGATAAGGATTGCACCGGCACCAATAGTGACGTTATTACCTATGGTCACTTTGCCCTGAATGATGACGTTGATGTCTATCATTACATCCATCCCCACAGTGACATCACCACGGATATCGATGCGTGCAGGATCTCGCAAATTTGCACCTTCGAGCATCAACTTCTCGGCAGCACGAGCCTGATAGGCACGCTCTAGCTGAGCAAGTTGCACTCGGTTGTTGGCACCTTCCACTTCAACTGCCGATTCAGGCTGCGCCGTTGTGATAGCCACCCCGTCTTTATTCGCCATAGCGACGATATCGGTAAGATAGTACTCACCCTGAGCATTATCTGATGATAACTGTCCGAGCCAGTCTTTTAACTGCTTACCCGGAGCCGCCATGATGCCGGTGTTAACCTCTTGGATCAGTAACTGCTCCGCACTAGCATCTTTCTGCTCGACAATACCGACAACCTTGCCCAGTTCTTGACCTTCACAAGGAGTACGCACGATACGACCATACCCTGTTGGGTTAGGTAAGTTCACCGTTAAAATCGCCAGGCCATTATCTTCACGGGCAGCAAGCAGATCATCAAGTGTAGATGCTTGAATAAGCGGCACGTCACCGTAAAGAATAAGCACGGTATCGTCATCATTGATATTTGAACTAGCCTGAGCCACCGCATGGCCAGTGCCCAGTTGCTCAGCCTGCAGAACCCAATTAAGTTGCTGTTCACCTAAGACACTCTGTAGTTTTTCTGCACCATAGCCATACACCAACTGGATCGCATCGCTGCCCACGTCATGGGCGGTATCAATCACATGCTGCACCATGCTTTTATGCGCAATAGGGTGTAAGACTTTAGGAAGATCTGAGCGCATGCGGGTTCCCTTGCCTGCGGCCAAAATCACTACGTTCAATGCCATGGAGTTATCCTTGAGCTAATGCTGATAAAAATAATAAAGAAAAATGAGGAAGAATTTTTTGTGGGGCTGATTTTAACGGAAAAGCAGGGGAAATAGAAGGCAGAGACGACGCTTGCGCAGCAAGCTGATGGTGCAGAGATGACGGCTACGCCTGATTGACGCCAACTAGTTGGCTAAATGATGGATTCCGGCCTGCGCCGGAAAGACGAGAAAGAGAAGTATGACAAGCTCTCTCATAGCCTTGCTATTCTGTTACTTATAGAGAGCGTAGCGAACGTCCTTATAGCGAAGCGTCTTACAGGGCAAAGCCCGTCCTTAAAGCTTGCGCAGCAAGTGTCCTTCTTAAAGTTAAAAAGTTACCGTTTTATCTGTTGTTAATACCCATTGAGCAAGATCATCCATGGTCGAGAGCTCGCAACCCTCAATAACGGCTAATGCTTTCAGGCCACGAGCATGTATACAAGTTCCACAGTATTTCACCTCACTACCTTGTGCTAAAATTATCTCCAACATCTGCTGAATATTGTAACCCTCAACAGGATTCTGCTTAGGCAACACAGCGGTTACAGCATCAGATAGCAGAAACAGACTCACCTTAGTAGGTGGACACTCCTGCTCATTAAGTTGAATAGCTAAACGCAAAGCATTAAATAACCGCTCAGAGCCGTAAGGCGCGTCATTGACGATAATTAAAACCTGTTGCATAGGAATACTCTTGCCATAAATTAGTGACTAAATGGTAACACCCAAGTCTTTGTTAGATCTCAGCATAGATCACGCTATGAGAGGCTATAGGAAGAAGGGCTAAGACGACGCTTGCGCAGCAAGCTGATGATGCTGAGATGACGGCTGCGCCTGTTCGACGCTTACAAGTAAGCTAGTGGATGCCAACAAGTTGGCTAAAGGATAGTAAAACTATGACGACGCTTGTGCAGCAAGCTGATGGTGCTGAGATGGCGGCTGCGCCTATTCGACGCTTACAAGTAAGCTAGTAGACACCAACAAGTTGGCTAAAGGATAGTAAAACAAAGACGACGGCTCGCCTACTCGACGCTTACAAGTAAGCTGGTGGATGCCAACAAGTTGGCTAAAAGCATGGATTCCGGCCTGCGCCGAAAAGACGAGAAAGAGAAGTGTGACAAGCTCCCTCATAATTTGGCCACTCTTTTACTTACAGAGAGCGAAGCGAACGTCCTTATAGCAAAGCGTCTTACAGGGCGAAGCCCGTCCTTACAGCTTGCGCAGCAAGCGTCTTCTTTTAGACACAACGTCAATTTCTTTCCATCCATGGGAAATTTACATAAGTGTTCCAGACACAAAAAAGGCGCTCACCTTTCGGAGAACGCCTTTTTTCATCAAACAATAACCTTATCTGGCAATGTTCTTCTTGATGGTATCGACAACACGCAACTGAGCAATAGCCTGGGCTAGCTCAACTGCTGCAGCTGCATAGTTAAAGTCTGCACCTGCATCAGCCATTGAGGCCTCTGCACGTTGCTTAGCTTCAACAGCGGCTTTTTCGTCAATATCATCGGCACGCATAACGACGTCAGCCAATACTGAAACAGAAAAAGGTTGAACTTCCAGGATACCACCCGAAAGGTAAAACACCTCTTCTTTTCCATCTTGCTTGACGATGCGCGCCATGCCAGGTTTGATATTGGTCAGTAGTGGCGCATGACCAGGCATAACACCTAGATCACCTTCTCCACCAGTCACTTGTAGGTGTGCTACAAGGCCAGAGTAGATGCTACTTTCTGCACTTACAATATCAAGCTGTACTGTCATGGCTGCCATCCGTTCTCCTTAAACTAGTCCTCTGCACTAATACTTTAATACTAGTGCAGAACACCTAGTTATTTTTTGTTAGCTTTCTCAACGGCTTCGTCGATTGAACCAACCATGTAGAACGCTTGCTCTGGAAGGTGATCGAACTCACCCTCTAGAATGCCCTTAAAGCCACGAATAGTGTCTTTAAGAGAAACGTACTTACCTGGAGAACCGGTGAATACTTCTGCTACGAAGAAAGGCTGTGAAAGATATTTTTCAATCTTACGAGCACGAGCTACGGTAGTCTTATCTTCATCAGATAATTCATCCATACCTAGAATCGCAATAATATCTTTCAGCTCTTTGTAGCGCTGAAGTACGGTTTGCACACCGTTAGCAACATCATAATGCTCTTGACCGACTACCAATGGATCTAGCTGACGCGAAGTCGAATCCAATGGGTCAACCGCTGGGTAAATACCCATAGAAGCGATGTTACGTGACAATACAACAGTCGCATCTAAGTGAGCGAAGGTTGTTGCTGGTGACGGATCCGTTAAATCATCCGCAGGTACGTAAACGGCTTGCACAGAGGTAATAGACCCTGATTTAGTCGATGTAATACGTTCCTGAAGTACACCCATCTCTTCAGCCAAAGTTGGCTGGTAACCTACTGCTGATGGCATACGGCCTAGCAGTGCAGATACTTCAGTACCTGCCAAGGTGTAACGATAGATGTTATCAACGAAGAAAAGTACATCTTTACCTTCGTCACGGAACTTCTCAGCGATAGTAAGACCAGTAAGTGCCACACGTAGACGGTTTCCTGGAGGCTCGTTCATCTGACCATAAACCATGGCCACCTTATCGAGTACTCCTGAATCTTCCATCTCGTAGTAGAAATCGTTACCCTCACGAGTACGCTCACCTACACCGGCAAATACAGATAAACCTGAGTGTGCTTTTGCGATGTTGTTAATAAGTTCCATCATGTTGACGGTCTTACCAACACCAGCACCACCAAACAGACCAACTTTACCACCCTTAGCGAATGGACAAATAAGGTCAATAACCTTAATACCTGTCTCTAAAAGTTCAGTTGTGCTTGATTGATCTTCATATGAAGGAGCTTCACGGTGGATCACATAGCGATCTTCTTCACCGATTTCACCACATTCATCAATAGGCTCGCCCAATACGTTCATGATACGGCCTAGAGTCGCAGACCCAACCGGAACAGAAATTGGTGAACCTGTGTTTGTTACCTCAAGACCACGACGCAGACCATCTGAAGAACCCATGGCGATAGTACGAACTACACCGCCACCGATTTGCTGCTGGACTTCCAGCACCAAGCCTTCACTTTCGATCTTTAGAGCGTCATATATCTGAGGTACGGCATCTTGTGGAAACTCAACGTCCACAACCGCGCCAATAACTTGGACAACAGTACCTGTGCTCATGATAAATCCTCTAAAACTTGTATTCGTTACCTAACCTAAACGGCAGCGGCACCTGAAACAATTTCCGACAGTTCCTGCGTAATCGCAGCCTGACGGGCCTTGTTATAGACCAACTCCAAGTCACTGATAAGATCACCAGCGTTGTCTGTTGCAGCTTTCATAGCAACCATACGGGCCGCTTGCTCAGATGCAATATTCTCGACAACACCTTGGTAAACTTGAGACTCCACATAACGCACCAATAAAGTATCCAAAAGTTCTTTTGGATCTGGCTCGTATAAGTAGTCCCAGTGATGAGAAATCTCATCTACTTCTGACTTAGGTAAAGGTAGTAGCTGCTCGATCACAGGCGTTTGAGTCATAGTATTCACAAATTTGTTGAATACCACGTACAAACGATCTAGCTTGCCTTCATTGTATGACTCTAACATCACACGTACTGTTCCAATCAAATCAGCTAACGCCGGAGCGTCACCTAAACCTGATGCAGAAGCAGGTACTGTTCCGCCAAAGTTAGTGAAAAATTGTACGCTTCGTGCGCCGATTGGGCAGAATTCAACTTCTGCACCAGCATCACGTTGCTTTTTCACGTCTGCGATAACCTTCTTGAAAAGGTTAACGTTCAGACCACCACAAAGACCACGGTCGGTTGACACAACTATGTAACCAACACGCTTGGCTTCTCGCACTTCCAAATAAGGATGCTTATATTCGAGAGAACCTTGCGCCACGTGACCGATCACCTTACGCATATTTTCTGCATATGGACGACTTGCAGCCATGCGTTCCTGCGCTTTACGCATTTTGCTGGCAGCAACCATTTCCATTGCAGATGTGATCTTCTGAGTGTTTTGAACACTCGCGATCTTGGTTTTAATCTCTTTAGCGTTGGCCATCTTAACTCTCCAATCTGGACCTGAGGTGCCTTACGACACCTCTATCGATTACCAGGTTTGGGTTTCGACGAACTTATCGAGGCCAGCCTTCAACTCACCTTCGATCTCAGCATTGTAGTTGCCGGTTTCGTTGATGGTCTTCATAAGGTCAGCATGCTCGCTGTTCATGAAAGAGAGCAAAGACGCTTCGAAATCACCAATTTTATTAAGCTCAACACTCTGGAGGTAACCTTTTTCAGCTGAGAAAATAGACACAGACTGATCGGCAACACTCATAGGAGCATATTGTTTTTGCTTCATAAGTTCGGTAACACGCTCACCATGCTCAAGCTGAGCACGTGTTGCATCATCTAAATCAGATGCAAACTGTGAGAACGCTGCAAGCTCTCGATACTGTGCTAGTGCGCTACGAATACCGCCTGACAGTTTCTTGATGATCTTAGTCTGAGCCGCACCACCAACACGAGAAACCGAAATACCTGGGTTAACAGCAGGACGTAGTCCAGAGTTAAACAGGTCAGTTTCAAGGAAGATCTGACCATCGGTAATCGAAATTACGTTAGTCGGTACGAATGCAGATACATCACCCGCTTGAGTTTCAATAATCGGTAGAGCAGTCAAAGAACCTGTTTGGCCTTTAACTTTACCTTTAGTGAACTTCTCAACATACTCAGCGTTAACACGTGAAGCACGTTCTAACAGACGAGAGTGAAGATAGAATACATCACCTGGGTATGCTTCACGTCCTGGTGGACGCTTAAGTAGCAATGAGATCTGACGGTAAGCAACTGCTTGCTTAGAAAGATCATCATAGACAATCAGTGAATCTTCACCGCGGTCGCGGAAATATTCACCCATTGAACAACCAGAGTATGGAGCCAAGTATTGTAGTGCAGCAGCTTCAGAAGCTGTAGCAACAACAACAATGGTGTTCGCCAAAGCGCCATGTTCTTCTAGCTTGCGTACTACGTTAGCAATTGTAGATGCCTTTTGGCCTACAGCTACGTATACACACTTAATGCCAGTATCTTTTTGATTGATGATGGCATCGATCGCTAAAGCGGTCTTACCGATTTGACGGTCACCAATAATCAATTCACGTTGTCCACGACCGATTGGGATCATAGAATCAACGGCTTTATAACCAGTTTGCACTGGCTGAGATACAGACTTACGTTCAATAACACCTGGTGCGATTACTTCAACAGGAGAGAAACCATCGTTGTCGATAGGTCCTTTTCCGTCGATTGGCTCACCCAATGTGTTGACTACGCGGCCTAATAGACCACGGCCAACTGGGACTTCCAAAATACGACCAGTTGTTTTTACTTTGTCGCCTTCAGCCAAAGAGGCATAAGGGCCCATGACTACGGCACCGACAGAATCACGTTCTAAGTTCAACGCGATTGCAAAACGGTTACCAGGCAGTTCGATCATTTCACCCTGCATAACATCGGCTAGGCCGTGGATGCGAATGATGCCGTCACTAACTGCAACGATTGTACCTTCGTTGCGAGCTTCACTAACGACTTCGAACTGCTCGATCCGCTGTTTAATCAGATCGCTGATTTCAGTGGAATTCAGTTGCATGCTCAAACTCCCAATTATGACTGCAGCATATCAGACAGACGCGAAATTTTTCCGCGGACCGAGCCATCTATGACTAAGTCTCCTGCCGTGATAATTAAACCAGCAATAAGGCTGGCATCTATACTGCAAGTCAGTGTAACTTTGCGTGCTAGACGCTTCTCTAAAGAAGCACTAATTTCCTGTTGTTGTACTGAAGTAAGCTCAACAGCTGAAACTACATTAGCTTCAATCTCTTTTGCCCATTCAAGTTTCATCTCAACAAATTGTCGAGAAACAGCAGGTAGCGCTTCTAAACGACCGTTTTCAGCCATTACCTTTAACAAGTTCTGACCTTGCTCATTGAGCTGCTCACCACAAACTCCAATAAAGAGTTCTGCAAGCTTATTGCTAGCTAAGGCGCCAGCAAGCAGAGGCTTCATGGTTTCGTTTTCACTCACCATAGCCGCGAAGTTCAGCATTTCTGCCCAACTATCTACTGCATTTTTCTCAATAGCAAAATCAAAAGCTGCCTTTGCGTAAGGACGAGCGATGGTAGTTATTTCAGCCATAACTCAAACTCCTTATTTAAAGTTCAGCGACTAGTTTATTAACTATGTCACTGTGGGCGGCTTCATCAATCGAACGCTCAAGAATCTTTTCTGCGCCAGCTATTGCTAGTACAGCGACTTGCTTACGCAGGTCTTCTTTCACGCGATTACGTTCAGCTTCAATTTCTGCTTGACCCTGAGCGATGATTTTCGCACGCTCAGTGTCTGCTTCGGCTTTTGCTTCATCGACGATCTGAGCTTTACGTTTGTTCGCTTGCTCAATGATCTCGTTAGCAGTAGCTTTGGCGTCTTTTAGCTGGTCAGTGGCTTTCGCCTGTGCCAACTCAAGGTCTTTTACGGCGCGGTCAGCATCAGCTAAACCGTCGGCAATCCTTTTTTGACGCTCTTCGATGGCATTCATCAAAGGGGGCCAAACAAACTTCATGCAGAACCACACGAAGAGAATAAAGGCAACCGTCTGACCGATTAGGGTAGCGTTGATATTCACAACAGCCTCCTATTTAGTTTAAAGACAGAAGCGTTTATTACAGCATTGCACCAAGAGGGTTAGTGAAAAGCATGAATAATGCGATACCAACACCGATCATAGTTACAGCATCAAGAAGACCCGCAACAATGAACATTTTAACTTGCAGCATAGGAGCCATTTCTGGTTGACGCGCAGCGCCTTCCAAGAACTTGCCACCTAGTAGGCCAAAACCGATAGCGGTACCTAGAGCACCCATACCAATTAGTAGAGCAACAGCAATAGCTGTCATGCCTAATACAGTTTCCATCTCTATCTCCAAATATTCTAAATCTAGTTAGTTTATGATTTAGTTAATAAAAATTTACAGCAGTCCTTAATGATCTTCATGTGCCATGCTTAAATAAACAATGGTTAACATCATGAAGATAAACGCCTGTAAGGTAATAACCAAAATATGGAAAATCAACCAACCTAGCTGTAAAGTTACACCTAGAGTTGAAAGTGCCATATTTGCACCGTACATCAACGCAATAAGGATGAAAATCAACTCACCTGCATATAAGTTACCGAACAGACGCAATGCCAATGAAATTGGCTTAGCGATCAAAGTTACAGACTCTAACAGTAAGTTGACGGGTATCATTGCCCAATGGTTAAAAGGCTGCATGGTCAGTTCTTTAACAAAACCTGAAATGCCTTTGACTTTAATGCTGTAATAAATAATCAGCAAGAACACACCGATAGCCATGCTAAAGGTAATGTTTAAGTCGGTCGTTGGAACAACTTTCATGTAAGGGATGCCAACTAAAGCAGCAGCACCCGGGATCCAGTCAACTGGAACCATATCCATGAAGTTCATCATGAATACCCATACAAAAATAGTTAATGCCAACGGAGCAATAACAGGGTTGCGGCCATGAAAGGTTTCTTTCACGCTAGAATCAACAAACTCAATGATCATCTCGACAAAGCATTGAAGCTTGCCAGGAACACCAGTGGTTGCCTTTTTTCCTACGCTACGGAATAGCCACAAGAACAGAACACCAAGCCCAACCGAAAAGAACAACGAATCAATGTGCCATGTCCAGAAATTCCCTACACACTCAGGAGCGTTTAATGCTAAACCATTTTCGGTAGCACAAACCTGAAGATTAGTAAGGTGGTGCTGGATATAGCCCTGCGGTGTTAACGCTTCACCAGTTGCAGCCATGATTCATCCCACTTAACTTTGCTTGAAATATAAAGGAGCAGTCCAATGAACGATTAACGCTAAGGTATAACATACAAAAAGTGGCATAAAGCCGATTTTCATATTGATAAACACTAACGAAAACATTGCCATTGTAAGCAGCAACTTTACCGCTTCCCCCCAGTAAAAAGTCTTTACGACCTTAGCTGATGAACTTGCTCCCGTATGGGAAAAAGCGAGGGTTGCGAATACAAAATTAGGAAGTACAGCTATTGCACCACCTGCCAAAGCAGATAATCCAGACTGTGCTCCCCACATGGCGAAAAAGAAAACAGAAGCAATTCCAGCTACCGCCGCCTGCATCAATACCAATTTATAGGCTGACCACCGGCCACGACGAGCTAAAACTTTACTCAATTTATCTTCTCCGCATTAACGCTTTTTGTTTCGATGACCGGATTATATTTATCCGACCACTGTCGAGCGACAAAAAAGCTTGCGAAAGTATACCTTTTCAGGCCCTCAAAGCAAGTTTAAGCAGAGGAAAACCGAGTCTTTTAGCGTGATCTAGCGCCAAATATGCAAAAGTGTAAAATTAACAGTTGTCACAAAATTACGTAATATGGCGTTAACTTGGGAATTTTAGTTGATTTTACTGATAATACCGTCTAATTCAGCGAGATCTTGATAGTTTATTACCAATTTCCCCTTACCCTTTTTATTATGGGTAATGGAAACTTTCGCACCTAGCCTTTCAATTAATTGGCTCTCGAGCAGGGTTACATCGTGATCTTTTACTGGCTTTTCGACGATTTCAGCTTGGTTTAAGGTTTTATTAACTAATCGTTCAGTTTCGCGAACAGTTAATTCTTTAGAAGAGACTAATCTGGCAATATTAGTTTGCTCATCACCTTCGATGGCAAGTAAAGCTCTGGCATGGCCCATATCAATATCACCATACTCGAGCATACGTTTTACAGGCTCATTGAGGCCATTTAAACGCAGTAAGTTAGACACTGTTGCGCGCGATTTACCCACAGCGGTCGCTATCTGTTGATGAGTCAGGTCAAATTCGCGCATTAAACGATCGAGTGCAATCGCTTCCTCCATCGCATTGAGATCTTCACGTTGGATGTTTTCGATTAATGCGATGGCTATAGCAGCTTCATCGGGCACCTGCTTGACGATACAAGGTACTTTTTCAAGTTTTGCTATTTGTGCTGCGCGCCAACGACGCTCACCAGCAATAATTTCATACTTACTAGCAGATATCATACGCACAACAATGGGCTGAATGATACCTTGAGCTTTTATCGACTCAGCAAGCTCTTCAAGAGCCTCTGAAGACATATCTTTACGCGGTTGGTACTTACCTGGCTGCATCAAATCTATGTCTAGCATTAACAAGTCATCTGTTTTTGCCGTAACTTCAGCAGCTTCTTCAACAGAATTAAACTTCTTGCT
Proteins encoded:
- the atpH gene encoding F0F1 ATP synthase subunit delta, which produces MAEITTIARPYAKAAFDFAIEKNAVDSWAEMLNFAAMVSENETMKPLLAGALASNKLAELFIGVCGEQLNEQGQNLLKVMAENGRLEALPAVSRQFVEMKLEWAKEIEANVVSAVELTSVQQQEISASLEKRLARKVTLTCSIDASLIAGLIITAGDLVIDGSVRGKISRLSDMLQS
- the atpF gene encoding F0F1 ATP synthase subunit B, translating into MNINATLIGQTVAFILFVWFCMKFVWPPLMNAIEERQKRIADGLADADRAVKDLELAQAKATDQLKDAKATANEIIEQANKRKAQIVDEAKAEADTERAKIIAQGQAEIEAERNRVKEDLRKQVAVLAIAGAEKILERSIDEAAHSDIVNKLVAEL
- the atpE gene encoding F0F1 ATP synthase subunit C; this encodes METVLGMTAIAVALLIGMGALGTAIGFGLLGGKFLEGAARQPEMAPMLQVKMFIVAGLLDAVTMIGVGIALFMLFTNPLGAML
- the atpB gene encoding F0F1 ATP synthase subunit A, which produces MAATGEALTPQGYIQHHLTNLQVCATENGLALNAPECVGNFWTWHIDSLFFSVGLGVLFLWLFRSVGKKATTGVPGKLQCFVEMIIEFVDSSVKETFHGRNPVIAPLALTIFVWVFMMNFMDMVPVDWIPGAAALVGIPYMKVVPTTDLNITFSMAIGVFLLIIYYSIKVKGISGFVKELTMQPFNHWAMIPVNLLLESVTLIAKPISLALRLFGNLYAGELIFILIALMYGANMALSTLGVTLQLGWLIFHILVITLQAFIFMMLTIVYLSMAHEDH
- a CDS encoding ATP synthase subunit I; protein product: MSKVLARRGRWSAYKLVLMQAAVAGIASVFFFAMWGAQSGLSALAGGAIAVLPNFVFATLAFSHTGASSSAKVVKTFYWGEAVKLLLTMAMFSLVFINMKIGFMPLFVCYTLALIVHWTAPLYFKQS
- a CDS encoding ParB/RepB/Spo0J family partition protein, encoding MTLKKRGLGKGLDALLSTSHAASKKFNSVEEAAEVTAKTDDLLMLDIDLMQPGKYQPRKDMSSEALEELAESIKAQGIIQPIVVRMISASKYEIIAGERRWRAAQIAKLEKVPCIVKQVPDEAAIAIALIENIQREDLNAMEEAIALDRLMREFDLTHQQIATAVGKSRATVSNLLRLNGLNEPVKRMLEYGDIDMGHARALLAIEGDEQTNIARLVSSKELTVRETERLVNKTLNQAEIVEKPVKDHDVTLLESQLIERLGAKVSITHNKKGKGKLVINYQDLAELDGIISKIN